Sequence from the Candidatus Paceibacterota bacterium genome:
CCACGACGGCCACAGCATCCTGCCTCCCACGTCCATCGAGTCCCCTTTGCATTTCTCGCGACTGGCGGAGACGTGCGGTGGTTGTCACGACCAGGAAGCCAGGGATGTGGAGGAAAGCGTGCATGGCAAGGCCGTTGCTGCCGGACACCGGGAGGCCCCAACCTGCACGGATTGCCACTCGGAACATAAGATCAAAGCGCTCAAAGACGACTCGTCACTAAAGGTCACGGTCGAGGTTTGCAGCCAATGCCACGCCTCCGAGCGCTTGAATACGAAGTACAACCTGCCCCCGGATCGTGTAAAAACCTTCTTCGAAAGCTACCACGGTCTGGCAACACAGTATGGTTCGACGCTGGCGGCCAACTGCGCAAGCTGCCATGGCGTCCACAAGATCCTGCCTTCCACCGACCCGCGCTCCAGCATCCACAAAACCAACCTGGTGGTGACCTGCGGCAAGTGCCATCCGGGCGCGACGGACAAATTCGTCCAGAGCAAAGTGCACGTGGACACTGAGACCACCGCCGTCAGTGGCGACATCGGGGAGCAGATCAGCGGTTGGGTGCGCCGCATTTACCTGGTGCTGATTGTGGCCACGATCGGCTTGATGCTGTCGCACAACTTGCTGTTATTCGCGAAGAAGGTCCGGGCACGCTACCGCGCCGCCGATCTCTCTGTTCTGCGGATGAGCTTTTCCCAGCGGGCGCAACATCTCATCCTGGCCGCCAGTTTCATCGTCCTCGCCGTGACGGGCTTTGCCCTGAAGTTCCCGGATTCGTGGATTGCAAAGATCCTGGGGTCCAACGAGATGTTCCGCCGTTGGAGCCATCGCGTAGCTGGCGTTGTGCTCCTTTTGGTCGGCGCTTATCACGTAATCTACCTGTTTGGCACTCGAGAGGGGCGGCAACTGGTCAAAGACCTCCTGCCCGTCGGGAAGGACCTAAAGGACGTAACCGACAACGCACGGTACCTGGCGGGTCTGAGCGCGGCTAAACCGAAGTTCGCCCGCTTCGGCTACGCCGAAAAAGTGGAGTATTGGGCGGTCGTCTGGGGCACCATCATCATGGGGGTCACGGGCCTGGTGATATGGTTCAAGATTGACGTCACACAGGTCCTGCCGCGCTGGGTGGTGGATGTAGCGGTAACGATCCATTATTACGAGGCCATTCTGGCCTGCCTTGCGATTTTGGTCTGGCACTTCTACCACGTCATCTTCGATCCGGACGTTTATCCACTCAACTGGGCCTGCTGGAATGGGAAGGTCTCGAAGCATTGGCAGGAGGACGAACATCCGTTCGACCGGACGCCAACCCCAGATCCCCCGCCAATAGCGGACCAGGAGTCCACCCCTGGCCTTCCGACCGCCGACGGCGGCACTTAGCAAACTGACTGATGCGCCCAAGTTGCTGGCCGTGAAGGCCTAAATTCCGGTTGTTCGTGAATCTACGGAGAGCATCTACAGCGATTCTTCGTCTTGAACTCCCCTTCTCCAGCCCCCCTCGCCGGACCGGGGATGATGCCGCCAAGATGATCGCACGCTGGCATTGGCCGGCGGCTGGCTGGAGAATGGCTTGGTAGTGCGGGCAGGCCCCGGTGTGTATCCCATGGGGAGCGCTCCCCATGGGATACACACCGGGGCACCATCGTGTCGTCACCATAACCCCAAACCAAAGGTGCCAAGGTCAGCGGGCACTGGATATGGCAAACTGGCAGCAAAACTGTCCCAAATATGGACAGTGAGTTCCGGGAGGCCATCTGGGCTGCGCGGGGGACAACCACCGTTGGCACTCCCAGAAAATCCGTAGGAATTCTAAATTCAGGGTTTTTAGGTTCTAGCACTTGAAGGAGCGTTGGGCGAGCAATTCGAGGCC
This genomic interval carries:
- a CDS encoding cytochrome b/b6 domain-containing protein; the encoded protein is MGFQRPRAILTALILFAFSGLTTAVSAAEPIKDNECLECHGDKTLTKTNAAGREVSLFVDAARIAASVHKTNTCASCHADITSKHPDDEVPAQPANCKRCHEQQSESYGASVHGLALAKGQTSSATCSDCHDGHSILPPTSIESPLHFSRLAETCGGCHDQEARDVEESVHGKAVAAGHREAPTCTDCHSEHKIKALKDDSSLKVTVEVCSQCHASERLNTKYNLPPDRVKTFFESYHGLATQYGSTLAANCASCHGVHKILPSTDPRSSIHKTNLVVTCGKCHPGATDKFVQSKVHVDTETTAVSGDIGEQISGWVRRIYLVLIVATIGLMLSHNLLLFAKKVRARYRAADLSVLRMSFSQRAQHLILAASFIVLAVTGFALKFPDSWIAKILGSNEMFRRWSHRVAGVVLLLVGAYHVIYLFGTREGRQLVKDLLPVGKDLKDVTDNARYLAGLSAAKPKFARFGYAEKVEYWAVVWGTIIMGVTGLVIWFKIDVTQVLPRWVVDVAVTIHYYEAILACLAILVWHFYHVIFDPDVYPLNWACWNGKVSKHWQEDEHPFDRTPTPDPPPIADQESTPGLPTADGGT